The following are encoded together in the Nocardioides sp. Arc9.136 genome:
- a CDS encoding acyl-CoA dehydrogenase family protein, which translates to MPERPSIYEQEHEDFRTSVRAFLEKEVVPFHDQWEKDGQVSREVWTKAGDAGLLCFDVAEEYGGPGIKDFRYNAVVAEEISKVGASGLGFPVHTDIIVPYISQLGTDEQKRRWLPGLVSGELISSIAMTEPGAGSDLQGIRTSAVDKGDHYVLNGSKTFISNGIMSDVVIVVARTNPDAGHQGISLLVVERGMEGFERGRNLDKMGMKAQDTAELFFDNVVVPKENLLGEEGAGFISLMVNLPQERVSIAAIAVAACEHVLDLCLRYAKEREAFGKPIGKFQHNRFLLAEMATEVHIARLFVNDCILKLNEDKVDTSLASMAKWWTTELQKKLVDQGVQLHGGYGYMSEYPISKAYVDSRIQTIYGGTTEIQKEIIGRSLGI; encoded by the coding sequence ATGCCGGAGCGACCGTCGATCTACGAGCAGGAGCACGAGGACTTCCGCACGAGCGTGCGCGCCTTCCTCGAGAAGGAGGTCGTCCCCTTCCACGACCAGTGGGAGAAGGACGGGCAGGTCAGCCGCGAGGTGTGGACCAAGGCCGGCGACGCGGGCCTGCTCTGCTTCGACGTCGCGGAGGAGTACGGCGGGCCGGGCATCAAGGACTTCCGCTACAACGCCGTCGTGGCCGAGGAGATCTCCAAGGTCGGCGCGAGCGGGCTGGGCTTCCCCGTCCACACCGACATCATCGTCCCCTACATCAGCCAGCTGGGCACCGACGAGCAGAAGCGCCGGTGGCTGCCGGGCCTGGTCAGCGGCGAGCTGATCTCCTCGATCGCGATGACCGAGCCGGGCGCGGGCTCGGACCTGCAGGGCATCCGGACGAGCGCGGTCGACAAGGGCGACCACTACGTGCTGAACGGCTCGAAGACCTTCATCAGCAACGGGATCATGAGCGACGTCGTCATCGTCGTCGCGCGCACCAACCCCGACGCCGGCCACCAGGGCATCAGCCTGCTCGTCGTCGAGCGCGGCATGGAGGGCTTCGAGCGCGGCCGGAACCTGGACAAGATGGGCATGAAGGCCCAGGACACCGCCGAGCTGTTCTTCGACAACGTCGTGGTGCCCAAGGAGAACCTCCTCGGCGAGGAGGGCGCCGGCTTCATCTCGCTGATGGTGAACCTGCCCCAGGAGCGGGTCTCGATCGCCGCGATCGCGGTCGCGGCGTGCGAGCACGTGCTCGACCTCTGCCTGAGGTACGCCAAGGAGCGCGAGGCGTTCGGCAAGCCGATCGGCAAGTTCCAGCACAACCGGTTCCTGCTGGCCGAGATGGCCACCGAGGTCCACATCGCGCGACTGTTCGTCAACGACTGCATCCTCAAGCTCAACGAGGACAAGGTCGACACCTCGCTGGCCTCGATGGCCAAGTGGTGGACCACCGAGCTGCAGAAGAAGCTCGTCGACCAGGGCGTCCAGCTCCACGGCGGCTACGGCTACATGAGCGAGTACCCCATCTCCAAGGCCTACGTCGACAGCCGGATCCAGACGATCTACGGCGGCACGACCGAGATCCAGAAGGAGATCATCGGCCGCAGCCTGGGCATCTGA
- a CDS encoding MerR family transcriptional regulator, whose translation MASTASLTVDELAAAVGLTVRTTRYYASLGLLPPPERRGRVAYYGPEHRARLELVRALQDHGFTLQAIERVLAGLPEHATVEDLALQRAMLTSWSSQPQERLTRGQLEELAGRRLSDRDLETLETLGSLERDGTRYVAMPNLPVGVELLDVDIPPGSMEAASEAIRRHMEALAEELTDILREQVLRPYRREAHSAEDAERLEQTVSRLRRLTLEAVVTGFQRAANAVIARSLARD comes from the coding sequence ATGGCCAGCACCGCTTCCCTGACCGTCGACGAGCTCGCGGCCGCCGTGGGGCTGACCGTGCGCACGACGCGCTACTACGCCAGCCTGGGCCTGCTGCCGCCGCCGGAGCGGCGCGGCCGCGTGGCGTACTACGGCCCCGAGCACCGCGCGCGGCTGGAGCTGGTCCGGGCGCTGCAGGACCACGGCTTCACCCTGCAGGCGATCGAGCGGGTGCTGGCCGGGCTGCCGGAGCACGCCACCGTCGAGGACCTCGCCCTCCAGCGCGCGATGCTCACCTCGTGGTCCTCCCAGCCCCAGGAGCGGCTGACCCGGGGCCAGCTCGAGGAGCTCGCCGGCCGGCGGCTCTCCGACCGCGACCTGGAGACGCTCGAGACGCTCGGCTCGCTGGAGCGCGACGGCACGAGGTACGTCGCCATGCCGAACCTGCCGGTCGGGGTCGAGCTGCTCGACGTCGACATCCCGCCGGGCAGCATGGAGGCCGCGAGCGAGGCGATCCGCCGGCACATGGAGGCGCTCGCCGAGGAGCTCACCGACATCCTGCGCGAGCAGGTGCTGCGCCCCTACCGGCGCGAGGCGCACTCGGCCGAGGACGCCGAGCGGCTCGAGCAGACCGTCTCCCGGCTGCGCCGGCTCACCCTCGAGGCGGTCGTCACCGGCTTCCAGCGCGCCGCGAACGCCGTCATCGCGCGCTCGCTCGCCCGGGACTGA